One part of the Mycolicibacterium aromaticivorans JS19b1 = JCM 16368 genome encodes these proteins:
- a CDS encoding YbjN domain-containing protein: MNGGREAEGGSRVGAAEVQQVIEKALDEHGLVYSRHEGAHGGLPGLIVELPGERKLTTNTLLSVGEHSVRVEAFVCRQPDENHQGVYRFLLKRNRRLYGVAYTLDNTGDIYLIGRMALEAVTPDELDRVLGQVLEAVDTDFNTLLELGFKTSIQKEWAWRVSRGESLKNLAAFEHLIDEDDQTGS; this comes from the coding sequence ATGAATGGCGGGCGAGAAGCCGAAGGCGGATCGCGCGTCGGCGCCGCCGAGGTCCAACAGGTCATCGAGAAGGCGCTGGACGAGCACGGGCTGGTCTACTCCCGCCACGAAGGCGCCCACGGCGGGTTGCCCGGACTGATCGTCGAGCTGCCGGGGGAGCGCAAGCTCACGACCAACACTCTGCTGAGCGTCGGTGAGCATTCGGTGCGCGTCGAGGCGTTCGTCTGCCGGCAGCCCGACGAGAACCACCAGGGCGTCTACCGGTTCCTGCTCAAGCGCAACCGCCGGCTCTACGGGGTGGCCTACACGCTGGACAACACCGGCGACATCTATCTGATCGGGCGGATGGCGCTGGAGGCGGTGACCCCCGACGAGCTGGACCGGGTGCTCGGCCAGGTGCTCGAGGCGGTCGACACCGACTTCAACACCCTGCTGGAACTGGGCTTCAAAACGTCCATCCAGAAGGAGTGGGCGTGGCGGGTGTCGCGCGGCGAATCGCTGAAGAACCTGGCGGCCTTCGAGCACCTCATAGACGAGGACGACCAAACGGGGTCGTGA
- a CDS encoding ROK family protein encodes MRTVALSSHDPLRTSANDAARIVANDAARIVANDAARIVANDAARIVARPHPLRTRHHVMAPSLRIPDGAAASVFAAVRQRGAIGRDVIAQVTNLSVATVNRQVTALLDAGILRERADLAVSGAIGRPRVPVEVHHEPFLTLGIHIGARTTNIVATDLLGRTLDAVETPTPRGGQAAALASLGGSARRYLSRWHRRRPLWIGVAIGGVVDSGTGHVDHSRLGWAQAPVGPVLAEALGLPVSVASHVDAMAGAELLLGLRLPPVQASSSLYVYARETVGFALVIGGRVHSPISGPGTIAALPVNSELLGGSGQLESTVSDEAVLAAARKRGIVPSSGPGASMTTLLRTARQDDTPAAVGARELLAERARVLGGAVALLRDMLNPDDLVVGGQAFTEYPEGMRLVEAAFAGRSVLPDRDIRVTAFGNRVQEAGAGIVSLGGLYADPIGALRRAQNRRGAQHTTGVKMEACGTPGN; translated from the coding sequence ATGCGTACCGTCGCTCTTTCGTCCCACGATCCGCTCCGCACTTCCGCCAATGACGCGGCCCGCATCGTCGCCAATGACGCGGCCCGCATCGTCGCCAATGACGCGGCCCGCATCGTCGCCAATGACGCGGCCCGCATCGTCGCCCGCCCGCATCCCCTGCGGACCCGCCACCACGTCATGGCCCCGTCACTGCGGATCCCCGATGGGGCTGCCGCGTCGGTCTTCGCGGCGGTCCGCCAGCGTGGCGCCATCGGGCGCGATGTGATCGCCCAGGTCACCAACCTGTCGGTCGCGACGGTGAACCGCCAGGTCACCGCCCTTCTGGATGCCGGAATCCTGCGTGAGCGAGCCGATCTGGCCGTGTCGGGCGCGATCGGCCGCCCGCGCGTTCCCGTCGAGGTCCACCACGAGCCGTTCCTGACCCTCGGCATCCATATCGGCGCCCGCACCACCAACATCGTCGCGACCGACCTGCTCGGCCGCACCCTGGACGCGGTCGAGACCCCGACGCCACGCGGGGGTCAGGCGGCCGCACTGGCGTCACTGGGCGGCAGCGCCCGTCGGTATCTGAGCCGTTGGCATCGCCGCCGTCCATTGTGGATCGGCGTGGCGATCGGTGGCGTGGTCGACAGCGGCACGGGCCACGTCGACCACAGCCGGTTGGGGTGGGCACAGGCTCCAGTCGGCCCGGTGCTGGCCGAGGCGTTGGGCCTGCCGGTGTCGGTGGCATCCCACGTGGACGCGATGGCCGGCGCCGAACTGCTGCTGGGACTGCGTCTGCCGCCGGTCCAGGCGTCGAGCAGCCTGTACGTGTACGCCCGTGAGACCGTCGGCTTCGCGCTGGTCATCGGCGGCCGGGTGCACAGCCCGATCAGCGGCCCCGGCACCATCGCCGCCTTGCCGGTGAATTCCGAATTGCTCGGCGGCAGTGGGCAATTGGAGTCAACCGTCAGCGACGAGGCGGTGCTTGCCGCGGCCCGCAAGCGCGGCATCGTGCCCAGCTCCGGGCCCGGCGCGTCGATGACCACGCTGCTGCGCACCGCCCGCCAGGACGACACGCCGGCAGCGGTCGGTGCTCGAGAACTGCTGGCCGAGCGGGCCCGAGTTCTGGGCGGCGCGGTGGCGCTGCTGCGCGACATGCTCAACCCCGACGACCTGGTGGTCGGCGGCCAGGCCTTCACCGAATACCCCGAAGGCATGCGACTCGTCGAGGCCGCGTTCGCCGGACGGTCGGTGCTCCCGGACCGCGATATCCGGGTGACTGCTTTCGGAAACCGGGTGCAGGAAGCCGGCGCCGGGATCGTCTCATTGGGCGGGCTGTACGCCGATCCGATCGGCGCGCTGAGGCGGGCACAGAACCGTCGCGGAGCCCAGCACACGACGGGTGTAAAGATGGAGGCGTGCGGCACGCCCGGGAACTGA
- the mshA gene encoding D-inositol-3-phosphate glycosyltransferase, translating to MPRRVAVLSVHTSPLAQPGTGDAGGMNVYVLQTALHMARRGVEVEIFTRATSSSDQPLVRVAPGVLVRNVVAGPFEGLDKYDLPTQLCAFTAGVLRAEANHEPGYYDIVHSHYWLSGQVGWLARDRWAVPLVHTAHTLAAVKNAALADGDSPEPPLRAVGEQQVVDEADRLVVNTEDEAHQLISLHNADPRRIDVVYPGVDLETFTPGDRRTARAALGLSDGERVVAFVGRIQPLKAPDVLLRAAARLPGVRVLVAGGPSGSGLAAPDALVGLAAELGMADRVTFLPPQSREQLVNVYRAADLVAVPSYSESFGLVAVEAQACGTPVVAAAVGGLPVAVADGVSGALVAGHEPGQWADAIAAVLARDPDELSRAAVEHAQGFSWAHTVDGLLTSYGHAIDDYASARHRRAAGDALAKRNGRRWSMRRGVRL from the coding sequence ATGCCGCGGCGCGTCGCGGTGTTGTCGGTGCACACCTCCCCGCTGGCGCAGCCCGGGACCGGTGACGCCGGCGGAATGAACGTCTACGTGCTCCAGACCGCGCTGCACATGGCCCGGCGCGGGGTGGAGGTGGAGATTTTCACCCGGGCGACGTCGTCGTCGGATCAGCCGCTGGTCCGGGTGGCCCCCGGGGTTCTGGTGCGCAACGTGGTGGCAGGGCCCTTCGAGGGACTCGACAAGTACGACCTGCCTACCCAGCTGTGCGCGTTCACCGCCGGAGTACTGCGCGCCGAGGCCAACCACGAGCCCGGCTACTACGACATCGTGCATTCGCACTACTGGCTCTCCGGCCAGGTCGGCTGGCTGGCCCGCGACCGATGGGCAGTGCCGTTGGTGCACACCGCCCACACGCTGGCCGCGGTGAAAAACGCCGCACTGGCCGACGGCGACTCGCCGGAGCCACCGCTGCGCGCGGTGGGCGAACAGCAGGTGGTCGACGAGGCCGACCGGCTGGTCGTCAACACCGAAGATGAAGCACACCAGCTCATTTCGCTGCACAACGCGGACCCGCGGCGGATCGATGTGGTGTACCCGGGCGTCGATCTGGAGACGTTCACCCCCGGCGACCGGCGCACTGCGCGAGCGGCGCTCGGCCTGTCCGACGGCGAGCGCGTGGTCGCCTTCGTCGGGCGTATCCAACCGCTCAAGGCACCTGATGTGCTGTTGCGCGCCGCCGCCCGGCTGCCCGGCGTGCGGGTGCTGGTGGCCGGTGGTCCGTCGGGCAGCGGCCTGGCCGCACCCGACGCGCTGGTGGGCCTCGCCGCCGAACTCGGTATGGCCGACCGGGTGACATTCCTGCCGCCCCAGTCGCGCGAGCAACTCGTCAACGTCTATCGCGCCGCCGATCTGGTCGCCGTGCCCAGCTATTCGGAATCGTTCGGCCTGGTCGCGGTGGAGGCGCAGGCGTGCGGCACGCCGGTGGTCGCCGCCGCGGTCGGCGGCCTGCCGGTGGCAGTAGCCGACGGAGTCAGCGGTGCGCTGGTCGCCGGACACGAGCCCGGCCAGTGGGCCGACGCGATCGCCGCAGTGCTGGCCCGCGACCCCGACGAGCTCAGCCGAGCGGCCGTCGAGCATGCGCAGGGGTTCTCCTGGGCGCACACCGTCGACGGACTGCTGACCAGCTACGGCCACGCGATCGACGACTACGCCAGCGCCCGGCACCGGCGCGCGGCCGGTGATGCGCTGGCCAAGCGCAACGGGCGGCGCTGGTCGATGCGGCGGGGTGTGCGGTTATGA